The Diadema setosum chromosome 4, eeDiaSeto1, whole genome shotgun sequence genome window below encodes:
- the LOC140227288 gene encoding transmembrane protein 134-like produces MSTPLIDPTAPDQSTGTFTEEGVDDSQPEEQSLWWFQRKDLREYRSSLLVSVILLLLGSALLFAGIILEIGHRDHAAGTVCIVAGFLMFVPGLYYTGYAYFAAKGFEGFQLANLKYFKLSK; encoded by the exons ATGTCAACG CCACTGATAGATCCGACGGCACCAGACCAGAGCACTGGCACCTTCACTGAAGAAGGGGTTGATGACAGCCAACCTGAAGAACAGAGCCTATG GTGGTTTCAGAGAAAGGACCTGAGGGAATACAGAAGTTCATTGCTGGTCTCtgttattcttcttcttcttggttCAG CTCTACTGTTTGCAGGAATAATACTGGAGATTGGTCACAGAG ATCATGCAGCGGGAACTGTGTGCATCGTCGCTGGTTTTCTCATGTTCGTCCCTGGAC TGTACTATACGGGCTATGCTTACTTTGCTGCCAAAGGCTTCGAGGGTTTCCAGCTCGCCAACCTCAAGTACTTTAAGCTGAGTAAATAG